In the genome of Terriglobales bacterium, the window ACCACTTTCTCGATCCGCTCCCGCGGGCAGTACTGGTCTTGTGTCCCGCTGAGGAACAGCTTGGGCTTCGAGCAAGCGCGCAGAAACCCGTAACCGTACTCGCGGCCTGCTGCCTCTACGGGCGTGCCCAGCGCGATCATCGCCGTCACCCGCGCATCCGCGCAGGCTACTCGCAACCCTACGCCCGCCCCGAAGGAAAACCCGGCAAACACAATGGGCACGGTGAACTCGCGCTCCAGCCAGTCGAGCGCCGCGCGGACATCGTCAACTTCTCCGCGCCCGTTGTCGTGCTCGCCTTCGCTCCGCCCAGCGCCGCGGAAGTTGAAGCGCAGCACCGGGAATCCGAACTCGTTCAGCGTCTTGGTGGCGTGATAGACCACTTTGTTGTGCATGGTCCCGCCGTACACGGGATGCGGATGGCACACCACGGCCGCGTGCGTGGCGTTCTCATCGCCCGTATTCAGCAGCGCTTCCAGCCGCCCGGCAGGACCCTCGAGAAAAAAGGATCGGATCTCATTAGCCACGGTTTTCGTCCGCAATCGTCAATCGCAACCATCGATCATGAATCGTCGTCAGGATATCAGCGAGCCGCCCGCCGGGCACTGGGTACCCACAGCTCGCCACTCGCCATCAGTGCTGACTGCTGAGTGCTGAGTGCTATTCTTCCCCCATGGACCTCGTCCGCCTCACGCGCCAGCTCGTGGACATCGAGTCCATCACCGGCAACGAAGCTGCTGTGGCGGAGTTCCTTGCCGGCGTGCTCTCCACCTCCGGTTATCACGTGGAGCTGATGCCGGTCGAAGGCCGCCGCTCGAACATCTACGCCACGCCGGCCGAATCGCCGCGTCCACAACTGGTCTTTTCCACCCATCTGGACACGGTCCCGCCCTTCATTTCCTCCTCCGAGGACGAGGAAAAGATCTACGGCCGCGGCGCCTGTGACGCCAAGGGCATCATCGCCGCACAGGTCGCCGCCGCCCAGCGCCTGCGAAGCGAAGGCCATGCCGCCGGCCTGCTCTTTCTGGTCGGCGAAGAGCGTGACAGTCTCGGCGCCCGCGTCGCCAACCAGCGCTCGCCCGGCGTGCGTTTCCTCATCAATGGCGAACCCACGGAAAACAAGGTTGCCGTAGCGTCCAAGGGCACGCTGCGCGTCGAGGTCGTCGCTCGCGGCCGCATGGCTCACTCCGCCTATCCCCACCTGGGCGAATCCGCCACCGAAAAGCTGGTACGTGCGCTCGACCGTCTGCTCGCCATGCCGCTGCCCTCCGACCCGGAGATCGGCTCTACCACTTTCAACATCGGCCTCATCGAAGGCGGCCGCGCCCCCAACGTCATCCCCGACCACGCCTGCGCCCACCTGCTCTACCGGCTCATCGGTCCTGCCGAAGAACTCAAGCAGAACATCGTCGCCGCCGTCGGGGATCTGGCCACGATCGAGTTCGGTCTCGAGATTCCTTTCGTCCGTCTCCACGCCCTGGACGGCATTCCCAGCATGGTGGCCGCTTTCACCACCGACATCCCAGCCCTCACCAACTGGGGCCAGCCCCTTCTGCTTGGCCCCGGCTCCATCCACGTCGCCCACACCGAGGCCGAGTACGTGGAAAAGAAGCAGCTTCACGA includes:
- a CDS encoding alpha/beta fold hydrolase, translated to MANEIRSFFLEGPAGRLEALLNTGDENATHAAVVCHPHPVYGGTMHNKVVYHATKTLNEFGFPVLRFNFRGAGRSEGEHDNGRGEVDDVRAALDWLEREFTVPIVFAGFSFGAGVGLRVACADARVTAMIALGTPVEAAGREYGYGFLRACSKPKLFLSGTQDQYCPRERIEKVVQEAAPPKELVLIEGADHFFEGRLGEVQKAMREWVEKL
- a CDS encoding M20/M25/M40 family metallo-hydrolase, translating into MDLVRLTRQLVDIESITGNEAAVAEFLAGVLSTSGYHVELMPVEGRRSNIYATPAESPRPQLVFSTHLDTVPPFISSSEDEEKIYGRGACDAKGIIAAQVAAAQRLRSEGHAAGLLFLVGEERDSLGARVANQRSPGVRFLINGEPTENKVAVASKGTLRVEVVARGRMAHSAYPHLGESATEKLVRALDRLLAMPLPSDPEIGSTTFNIGLIEGGRAPNVIPDHACAHLLYRLIGPAEELKQNIVAAVGDLATIEFGLEIPFVRLHALDGIPSMVAAFTTDIPALTNWGQPLLLGPGSIHVAHTEAEYVEKKQLHDAVNLYCSIARRLLASV